The Setaria viridis chromosome 2, Setaria_viridis_v4.0, whole genome shotgun sequence DNA window CACATGTCTTGGAATAACATAAAAAAGGTTTTTatgcaagaaaaaaagaagaataataGCTTTGTTTTCACCCCATTATTCTCATTTTGAGGCAGATCTATTTTGTGAACCTGGAACACTTAAGAATGACTGCTGGTAAATGTTGCAGGGTGCTAATTGCGTATGAGAAAGGGTTGCTGGTTCTTTGGGATGTATCTGATAACAATGCAGTTTCTGTTAGAGGCTATGGTGATTTACACATGAAGGGTCAAATCACTGGTTCTCAGAGGGACGCTGGTGAAGATCAATTGAATGATGCTATTGATGAAactgaagaagaaagagaaatttGCTCTCTTTGTTGGGCATCGAGAGGGGGCTCAATTGTTGCTGTTGGCTATATAACAGGAGACATACTTCTATGGGATATGACTACAAGATTCCCAAGACAAGACAAGCAAATCGATGTTTCATCTAATGTTGTTAAGCTGCAGCTGGCTTCAGGGAGTCGTAGGCTTCCTGTTATTGTCTTGCATTGGTCTGCTGGGTCAGCAATTCATTCTAATAAAGGAGGGCATCTTTTTGTATATGGTGGTGATGATATGGGATCTGAAGAAGTTCTCACGGTTTGCCTCTTGTTTCATTCTCATTGTTacgattttccttttcttttgcctGCCATCTTAAAAGGCATTGCTGAGCACAATTGATTCTTCTCAGGTGAACTCAATTGTACCTTTTTGCTCCTTAACAAATTTGGTGAAGTGAATTCCTAGCTCATTGATGTCACCTGGCTGTGAGACGTGTTTAGTGTAGACATACAATACTAGTTTGGCTTTGGCATGGTGACATAGCCCACATGGGTGTATAGAAAATATGACCTACCATGAGAGTTTTGTGCACGTATAAAGATCTTTTTCCCAGGTAGAACCAAACAAGTCTGGACAATCCTCTTGGTTCAGGTCTCAGCAGCCATATCTAATTGTTCATCTAAAGTGATGTATTCATACTTATCAGGATGACTATCCTAAACATGAAAAAAcagtttgtttgtttttaaaTTGTTTTCCCAAACTTTGCATTTCAGAAAACTAGACCTTTATCAATGACAAAAATGCTCATTTTCTTGCAGGTTCTTAGCCTGGAGTCGTCTGCTGGATTAGAATCAGTAAGATGCATGTCACGGATGGACCTCAAACTTGATGGATCCTTTGCTGATATGATTCTTATTCCTGATACTGGGGTTCCTGATAAAAGCAAAACTTCTGCACTTTTCATTTTGACAAATCCTGGACAACTGAATTTTTATGATGGCGGTTCTCTATTTTCTGTGCAAAATACAAAAGAGGGAAATGCTCTGCCTGAAGCACAAAAATTTCCAGTTGCCGTTCCTACCATTGATCCCAACATAACAGTCACGAATCTTTGTTCACTAACCGAAAGAGAGCTTTCAAATATTTCATTGAAGGTGCATTCtgcttggatttggatatttTACTCTATCAAGACAGCATCATTACTTATGTAAGACCTTTTTTCTGTAGAAATTTTGTGCTAGGCAAAATGCTGGACCATTCATATCAGGGAACATGAAATGGCCTTTGACTGGTGGGGTTCCAAGTGAGATGTCACTGAATGAAGATCATGCTGTTGGAAGACTATACATTGCAGGATATCAAGATGGTTCTGTGAGAATATGGGATGCAACATTTCCTGTTCTGATGCCAATGTTCGTCCTGGATGGAAAGGTAAGTCTCATTTATATTTGCATGATTACTTGCATTATTCCTCTTTGGCCTAACAGATTAACTAATACAGTGATAATGATTCTTTACCACAGGTGGCTGATATTAATTTGGATGGGGCAAATGCTTCTGTGTCATCTTTGGCCTTTTGTTCGTTAAACATGACTTTGGCTGTTGGGACAACAAGTGGCCTGGTTAGATCTTATTGTCAAATTTGTGGATCAGTTGTTGTTGGTCGTTGATACCTTGTTTAATACCCCTTTTATATCTCATTGTAGGTACGCATCTATAAACTTCGTGAGCACACTGGGGGTTCAAGCTTTCACTTTGTGAGTGATTCTAAGCAAGAAGGTAATTATTTCAGGAAGCTATATGTGTCATTATGAACCCTTATGACAGGGGGAAATGTCTAGGAAGTTTCAGCTGGTGAAATGGCCTATTTAAATCCCCCCAGACCCCTTTAAATGTCAGATCAGTTTCCCATGTGAAAATGTTGCTGCCTTGTTAAGGCAGTGTTATGCCAATTTTACTTCCTTCTCTTAGCACATACAAGATGCTTGGCATGTCTGAATGGTTCCTTACTGAAACGAAAACTGAACCGTTGATTATGATTGAGCTTTTACCAGTGGACAAAAAACTCGACTGACCTAGGAGAAACTAGGTGGCTATGTAAATAAGaggaaataggcacccaaattcTTGTTGAAGAGAACTCAAACCTAGGTGGTGAGGGCACATCTCCCACCAACTTATCAGTGGACAAAAAACTGCTTAGCCGCCATATCACATTTATAGAAACTGCGAATGTTGTTTTTCACTGAAGGTTGAAATTATTTGTTCCCGTGCTAAAAAACTACTGAAGTAGGCCATTAGCGAAACTCATGTTAGGCATTACAAAGTTCTCTCTTTGAATATGGTTCGTTATATTTTCATTAACAACAAATACTCTTTTCGTTTGACTTTCTTACAGTTCATGTTGTTCATCAAGGGAAAGGATTTCATTGTCATGTTGCCTTTTTGGCATCACATTCCCCAGTGCGATCTCTATTATTTACAGCTTCAGGGGAGGTACTTGCAGCTGGCTATCAGAACGGTCAGGTATATTCTACCTATTTTTATAATAGATGCTGTCCTTTAGATTTCTATTATTGCACTATTTGCTTGAAACTTACAATTACCAACTTATATCAGTTAATCATTATGTTCTGGTTTGTCTTCTTGAAGGTGGCAATGTTAGATCTAAGTCAGCTATCAATTCTATTCACGGTAGATTGTGCATCAGGAACGAACTCTCCTGTTGTTTCCTTGGGTATTTACAGTGTTGCGCCATCTGCTGCAAAAGCAGATGAATCAAAAAAAGAGAGTCCTCAAAATGCTATGTTACTCAGAGATATTCTTCTTTCCTTGACAAAGGATGGCCGTGTTACTGTACTTGACTGCACAACGGGTGTGATGATAAATTCACATATCTTAGATCTGAAGCAATCATCTGCTATTTCCATGTATGTCATAGGCAAGTGATTACTATCATTGCATTAAGGTGGCACTTGTACCTCCTTTAGATTATTACCTAACTTTGCAAGCTTTTGCATGTAGATGGAGCTTCAGATGAGAAGCAAACCCAATTATCAGAGGACACAATTGGAAGTCAAGGTCAGACAGGAAAAGAAGGCAACGATCTTGACAAAAAGCAAGCACCAGGAGTTGGAAAGCACCTGAAAAATGCTTCCCACCTTTCACAGAATGGTGGTTCAGATTCACTTCTTCTGGTCTGCTGTGAggatgttttgcttttgttATCCCTTGCACCATTGGTTCAGGTGTGTACATAGCTGGTACGAACTGCTTTTTGTTACTTTCCAAACTTCCATATCTTACTGGTGACGT harbors:
- the LOC117842936 gene encoding uncharacterized protein, with the protein product MFAKRLFHKALQHHHQGAAGDVPQMDAQIALHYGVPYTASLLAFDPVQRLLAVGTLDGRIKIFGGDSIEGLLISPKSVPYKFLQFIINQGLLVAISNENEIQVWNLEFRQLFCSSQWDVNITAFAVIEGSFLMYLGDENGLLSVLKYEVDDGKVQRMPYNVPIQSLAETAGVCLQDPQPIVGILIQPETFGTRVLIAYEKGLLVLWDVSDNNAVSVRGYGDLHMKGQITGSQRDAGEDQLNDAIDETEEEREICSLCWASRGGSIVAVGYITGDILLWDMTTRFPRQDKQIDVSSNVVKLQLASGSRRLPVIVLHWSAGSAIHSNKGGHLFVYGGDDMGSEEVLTVLSLESSAGLESVRCMSRMDLKLDGSFADMILIPDTGVPDKSKTSALFILTNPGQLNFYDGGSLFSVQNTKEGNALPEAQKFPVAVPTIDPNITVTNLCSLTERELSNISLKKFCARQNAGPFISGNMKWPLTGGVPSEMSLNEDHAVGRLYIAGYQDGSVRIWDATFPVLMPMFVLDGKVADINLDGANASVSSLAFCSLNMTLAVGTTSGLVRIYKLREHTGGSSFHFVSDSKQEVHVVHQGKGFHCHVAFLASHSPVRSLLFTASGEVLAAGYQNGQVAMLDLSQLSILFTVDCASGTNSPVVSLGIYSVAPSAAKADESKKESPQNAMLLRDILLSLTKDGRVTVLDCTTGVMINSHILDLKQSSAISMYVIDGASDEKQTQLSEDTIGSQGQTGKEGNDLDKKQAPGVGKHLKNASHLSQNGGSDSLLLVCCEDVLLLLSLAPLVQGNNKHLHKTKLAKPCCWSAVFKNMDGKICGLILAYQTGTIELRSVPDLAIVAESSLMSLLRWSYKAGMDKSMSSSNGQITLVNGSEFGIISLMALENDFRIPESLPCLHDKVLAAAAEAAISFSTDQRRKQNPAAGILGGIIKGMKGKAEENAKMRESFTVQTPSEHLESIFLKDSFVEPSIPNLDDPIEELSIDDIEIDDEVPVAQAPASSSTFHGNKRTAEEEREKLFEGSSDIGKPRMRTPQEILTKYKFGGDAAAAAAHAKDKLMQRQEKLERISQQTAELQNGAENFASLAQELAKTMENKKWWKL